In Campylobacter sp. 2014D-0216, the following proteins share a genomic window:
- the rny gene encoding ribonuclease Y, translated as MIEILVALIAVFIGGGIGYVVAKKINDANFNIFLEQAKAKAKAIEYEAELTLKDAKNSVAEAEFAAKKKFDEKIQKLQKEHSLKLEELHKKEQSLHYQEKLHEENKNKLIKEQQVIKALHEENDNLKRNYEAKLNEVLKILEHSAGLTQEEARAIVLQKVEENSRAEIAHIVRKHEEEARNESKRRANFILAQATSRFAGEFAAERLINVVNIKNDELKGRIIGKEGRNVKTLEMVLGVDIIIDDTPGAIIVSCFNLYRRAIATKVIELLVEDGRIQPAKIEEIHEKVCKEFDDSILEEGQTIVMDLGLNQIHPEIVKLIGKLRYRASYGQNALAHSLEVAHLAGIIAAECGGDEKLARRAGILHDIGKALTHEFEGSHVDLGAELCKRYKEHPVVINAIYAHHGHEEATSIESAAVCTADTLSAARPGARREVLEAFLKRVSELEDIAKSKEGVKKAYAINAGREIRVIVNAKLVNDDESVLLAKEIAQEIEEKVQYPGEIKVNVIRELRAIDFAK; from the coding sequence AGTCGCTAAAAAGATTAACGATGCAAATTTCAACATCTTTTTAGAACAAGCAAAAGCAAAAGCAAAAGCCATAGAATACGAAGCCGAGCTTACGCTTAAAGATGCTAAAAATTCAGTAGCTGAAGCTGAATTTGCCGCTAAGAAAAAATTCGATGAAAAAATTCAAAAACTGCAAAAAGAACATTCGTTAAAGTTAGAAGAGTTGCACAAAAAAGAACAAAGTTTACACTATCAAGAAAAACTTCACGAAGAAAATAAAAACAAACTCATCAAAGAACAACAAGTCATCAAAGCATTGCATGAAGAAAACGATAATTTAAAACGTAACTACGAAGCAAAACTCAATGAGGTGTTAAAAATTCTTGAACACTCAGCAGGTCTTACACAAGAAGAAGCAAGAGCTATAGTCTTACAAAAGGTTGAAGAAAACTCAAGAGCTGAAATCGCACATATTGTAAGAAAACACGAAGAAGAAGCAAGAAATGAATCTAAAAGAAGAGCTAATTTCATTCTAGCACAAGCTACTTCAAGATTTGCAGGAGAATTTGCCGCTGAAAGACTGATCAATGTGGTTAATATTAAAAACGATGAACTAAAAGGGCGTATTATAGGCAAAGAAGGCCGTAATGTCAAAACATTAGAAATGGTTTTAGGAGTTGATATCATCATTGATGATACACCAGGAGCGATTATTGTAAGCTGTTTTAATCTCTATAGACGCGCCATAGCTACAAAGGTGATTGAACTTTTAGTAGAAGATGGAAGAATACAACCTGCAAAAATAGAAGAAATTCATGAAAAAGTTTGTAAAGAATTTGATGATAGTATTTTAGAAGAAGGTCAAACTATCGTAATGGATCTAGGTTTAAATCAAATTCACCCTGAAATTGTAAAACTAATAGGAAAACTAAGATATAGAGCAAGTTATGGACAAAATGCGCTAGCACATTCTTTAGAAGTAGCACACTTAGCAGGAATCATAGCTGCAGAATGCGGTGGAGATGAAAAACTAGCAAGAAGAGCGGGAATTTTACATGATATTGGCAAAGCATTAACCCATGAATTTGAAGGCTCGCATGTGGATTTAGGAGCTGAACTTTGCAAAAGATATAAAGAGCACCCTGTAGTCATCAATGCTATTTATGCCCACCATGGACACGAAGAAGCAACGAGTATAGAATCTGCCGCAGTTTGCACAGCTGACACATTAAGCGCTGCGCGTCCTGGTGCAAGACGTGAAGTACTTGAAGCATTCTTAAAAAGAGTAAGCGAACTTGAAGATATAGCAAAAAGCAAAGAAGGTGTTAAAAAAGCTTATGCAATCAATGCCGGTAGAGAAATTAGAGTTATCGTAAATGCCAAATTAGTCAATGATGATGAGTCTGTACTTTTAGCAAAAGAAATCGCCCAAGAAATCGAAGAAAAAGTACAATATCCTGGTGAAATTAAAGTCAATGTCATCAGAGAACTTAGAGCTATTGATTTTGCAAAATAA